A single window of Flavobacterium aestivum DNA harbors:
- a CDS encoding MFS transporter — protein sequence MIKKYLDNFKDFPKEIWILTLITFINRAGTMVIPFLSKYMKENLQFTYSQIGWVMVFFGVGSIIGTWLSGKLSDKIGFYKVMVFSLFTSGIVFILLQYATTFEALCVGILVLTTVADMFRPAMLVCLKTFTKKENRARAFALTRAAVNLGFLFGPVLGGLIIMQMGYEYIFYVDGATCILAIIVFMLFVKEKALPVKLKKHHDGYKKVSIRKDRPFMLHLLICMITGILFFQIFTTLPLYHKERFNMSEFDSGLLLSLNGLLILLFELPIVNYVIKNKIDNHRVIFIGLLFMSSSFLLLLMPWEATLIPMMLFMTFGVMLTFPFANSFAMGRSYESHEGKYMAAFTMSYSFAHILSAKSGMEIIQRSGYDSNWIFMAALGLVGSLLVFKLFAMVEKEEVDTDKKVDAIFLDE from the coding sequence ATGATAAAAAAATACCTCGACAATTTTAAAGATTTTCCAAAAGAGATTTGGATACTTACTTTAATTACATTCATCAACCGTGCAGGGACTATGGTGATACCTTTCTTGTCAAAATACATGAAAGAAAATTTGCAATTCACGTACAGTCAAATTGGCTGGGTTATGGTTTTCTTTGGAGTGGGTTCTATAATAGGAACTTGGCTTAGTGGTAAATTATCTGATAAAATTGGCTTTTATAAAGTCATGGTGTTCAGTTTGTTTACCAGTGGTATAGTGTTTATTTTGTTGCAATATGCAACCACTTTTGAAGCACTTTGTGTAGGTATACTTGTATTGACTACTGTTGCAGATATGTTTAGACCAGCTATGCTTGTATGTTTAAAAACGTTTACTAAAAAAGAAAACAGAGCTCGTGCTTTTGCATTAACGCGTGCAGCGGTTAACTTAGGATTCCTTTTCGGGCCAGTATTAGGTGGTTTGATTATTATGCAAATGGGTTATGAGTACATCTTTTATGTAGATGGAGCAACCTGTATATTAGCAATAATTGTTTTTATGCTTTTTGTTAAGGAAAAAGCGTTGCCTGTGAAGTTGAAAAAGCACCATGATGGTTATAAAAAGGTTTCAATAAGAAAAGATCGCCCTTTTATGTTACATTTATTGATCTGTATGATAACTGGGATACTATTTTTTCAAATTTTCACCACATTACCATTGTATCATAAAGAACGTTTCAATATGTCGGAATTTGATAGTGGGTTACTTTTGAGTTTAAATGGACTTCTTATTTTGCTTTTTGAGCTTCCTATTGTGAATTATGTTATTAAAAATAAAATAGATAATCATAGAGTTATTTTTATTGGACTTTTGTTTATGTCTTCTAGCTTCTTGCTTTTGTTAATGCCTTGGGAAGCTACTTTGATTCCTATGATGTTGTTTATGACATTTGGTGTAATGTTGACTTTCCCATTTGCTAATTCATTTGCAATGGGGAGATCATATGAATCGCATGAAGGGAAATATATGGCTGCTTTTACAATGAGTTATAGTTTTGCTCATATTTTGAGCGCTAAAAGCGGAATGGAAATCATTCAAAGGTCTGGATATGATTCTAACTGGATATTTATGGCAGCTCTAGGATTGGTTGGTTCTTTACTAGTGTTTAAGTTGTTTGCTATGGTTGAGAAAGAAGAAGTAGATACGGATAAGAAAGTAGATGCTATTTTTCTTGATGAATAA
- the rplM gene encoding 50S ribosomal protein L13, producing MNALSYKTISATKANSTKEWIVVDADGHNLGRLASKVAMILRGKYKPSYTPHVDCGDNVIVINAEKINLTGNKMDEKTYIRHTGYPGGQRTLTAKVLQAKNPALLVEKAVKGMLPKNKLGAELFRNLNVVVGSEHKQGAQKPRTVNLNDLK from the coding sequence GTGAACGCATTAAGCTACAAGACAATTTCAGCAACAAAAGCCAATTCTACAAAAGAATGGATCGTTGTAGACGCTGACGGTCATAACTTAGGTCGTCTTGCTTCAAAAGTCGCTATGATTTTAAGAGGTAAATACAAACCAAGTTATACACCACACGTGGACTGTGGAGATAACGTAATCGTTATCAACGCAGAAAAAATCAACCTTACAGGTAACAAAATGGATGAGAAAACATACATCCGTCACACTGGTTACCCTGGAGGACAAAGAACTTTAACTGCCAAAGTATTGCAAGCTAAAAACCCTGCATTATTAGTAGAGAAAGCTGTAAAAGGGATGTTACCTAAAAACAAATTAGGAGCTGAACTTTTTAGAAATTTAAATGTTGTTGTTGGTTCAGAGCACAAACAAGGAGCTCAAAAACCTAGAACTGTTAACCTAAACGATCTTAAGTAA
- the rpsI gene encoding 30S ribosomal protein S9: MGVIHKIGRRKTAVARVYVSEGTGVITVNKKPFATYFPTATLQYKVLQPMSMTENASNFDVKVNVYGGGSNGQAEAVRMALARVMCDVNAENRAILKPEGLLTRDPRMVERKKFGQKKARKRFQFSKR; the protein is encoded by the coding sequence ATGGGAGTTATTCACAAAATCGGTAGAAGAAAAACCGCTGTTGCACGTGTTTATGTTTCTGAAGGAACAGGAGTAATCACTGTAAACAAAAAGCCATTCGCAACTTATTTCCCAACTGCAACTTTACAATACAAAGTTTTGCAACCAATGTCTATGACAGAGAACGCATCAAACTTTGACGTAAAAGTAAACGTTTATGGAGGTGGTTCAAATGGACAAGCAGAAGCTGTAAGAATGGCATTGGCACGTGTTATGTGTGATGTAAATGCTGAAAACAGAGCTATCTTGAAACCAGAAGGTTTATTAACTAGAGACCCAAGAATGGTTGAACGTAAGAAATTCGGTCAGAAGAAAGCTCGTAAGAGATTCCAATTCTCTAAACGTTAA
- the tsf gene encoding translation elongation factor Ts produces MATITAADVNKLRQTTGAGMMDCKKALVEADGDFDKAIQNLREKGQKVAANRSDRESSEGAAVSFINADKTKGAIITLNCETDFVGKNEAFVTLAKELVERAINFSSKEEFLASDFNGITVAEKLIEQTGVIGEKIEIGGFEILEGAFVGSYVHVNKIAALTAISAPIANGDVLTKDISMQVASMGADTLSYKDFDPSFVASELAARIAIIEKENEEAKRLGKTLKNVPKYISFSQLTEEVIKQAEEDAKAELKAEGKPEQIWDKIIPGKIQRFISDNTTLDQEKALLDQNFIKDDSKKVGDYVKGFNVEISGFKRVTLG; encoded by the coding sequence ATGGCAACAATTACTGCTGCAGACGTAAATAAATTAAGACAAACTACAGGTGCCGGAATGATGGACTGTAAAAAAGCTTTAGTTGAAGCTGATGGAGATTTCGATAAAGCTATACAAAACCTTAGAGAAAAAGGACAAAAAGTTGCTGCTAACCGTTCTGACCGTGAGTCTTCAGAAGGAGCTGCTGTTTCTTTTATTAATGCTGACAAAACTAAAGGAGCTATCATCACTTTAAACTGTGAGACAGATTTCGTAGGTAAAAACGAAGCTTTCGTAACTTTAGCTAAAGAATTAGTTGAAAGAGCTATTAACTTTTCTTCAAAAGAGGAATTTTTAGCTTCAGATTTCAACGGAATTACTGTTGCTGAAAAATTAATCGAGCAAACTGGTGTTATCGGTGAAAAAATCGAAATCGGTGGCTTTGAAATTTTAGAAGGCGCTTTCGTAGGATCTTATGTTCACGTTAACAAGATTGCTGCATTAACTGCAATTTCTGCACCAATTGCTAATGGTGACGTTTTAACTAAAGACATCTCTATGCAAGTTGCTTCTATGGGAGCTGACACATTATCTTACAAAGATTTTGACCCATCTTTCGTTGCTTCTGAACTTGCTGCTCGTATTGCAATAATCGAAAAAGAAAATGAAGAGGCAAAACGTTTAGGAAAAACTTTAAAAAATGTTCCTAAATACATTTCTTTCTCTCAATTAACTGAAGAAGTTATCAAACAAGCTGAAGAAGATGCTAAAGCTGAATTAAAAGCCGAAGGAAAACCAGAACAAATTTGGGATAAAATTATTCCAGGAAAAATTCAGCGTTTCATTTCTGATAATACAACTTTAGATCAAGAGAAAGCTTTATTAGATCAAAACTTCATCAAAGATGACAGTAAAAAAGTAGGTGATTATGTAAAAGGATTCAACGTTGAAATCTCAGGTTTCAAAAGAGTTACTTTAGGATAA
- the rpsB gene encoding 30S ribosomal protein S2 — MSNKVEVKELLEAGVHFGHMTRKWDPNMAPYIYMERNGIHIINLYKTAAKIEEANEALKKIAASGRKILFVATKKQAKDIVADKAKAANMPYITERWPGGMLTNFVTIRKAVKKMSSIDKMKKDGTFNTLSKKERLQVDRLRAKLEKNLGSIADMSRLPAALFVVDIKAEHIAIKEAQKLNIPVFAMVDTNSDPREVDYVIPANDDASKSIDKILSLVTTSIIDGLANRTSDKETDANEVVAEAEAPAVEANEAPATEE; from the coding sequence ATGTCAAACAAAGTAGAAGTAAAAGAATTACTAGAAGCAGGTGTTCATTTTGGACACATGACTAGAAAATGGGACCCAAATATGGCTCCTTACATTTATATGGAACGTAATGGTATACACATTATCAATCTATATAAAACTGCAGCAAAAATCGAAGAAGCTAACGAAGCTTTGAAAAAAATCGCTGCATCAGGTAGAAAAATATTATTTGTTGCTACCAAGAAACAAGCAAAAGACATCGTTGCTGATAAAGCAAAAGCTGCAAACATGCCTTACATCACTGAAAGATGGCCAGGTGGAATGCTAACTAACTTCGTAACTATCAGAAAGGCAGTTAAAAAAATGTCTTCTATTGATAAAATGAAGAAAGATGGTACTTTCAACACTCTATCTAAAAAAGAGCGTTTGCAAGTTGATCGTCTTCGTGCTAAATTAGAGAAAAACTTAGGATCAATCGCAGATATGTCTAGACTACCTGCTGCATTGTTCGTAGTAGATATCAAAGCTGAACACATCGCAATAAAAGAAGCACAAAAATTAAACATTCCAGTTTTCGCAATGGTTGATACTAACTCTGATCCACGTGAAGTAGATTATGTTATCCCTGCAAATGATGATGCTTCTAAATCAATTGATAAAATTTTATCTTTAGTAACTACTTCAATTATCGATGGTCTTGCAAACAGAACTTCTGATAAAGAAACTGATGCTAATGAAGTTGTTGCTGAAGCTGAAGCTCCAGCAGTTGAAGCTAACGAGGCTCCAGCAACTGAAGAATAA
- a CDS encoding Ppx/GppA phosphatase family protein, translating to MKEKIYILIACFILSYSAQAQLYGGIEIGSKGIKMTVLDVENLKRNTYDVKEFWTENVGIAAGIGIDGALLQEDIDKAGAVVYNNYKKMLSEYRIEDKNIFIVASSGVGLANNTNDLVAKIKELTNKKIEIISSSLEAKLLLRGCIPPKNYLSSVIIDIGGGNTKGGYAKEINGSSVFFPISCDLGTVTLTELINKKCKQKTIFEFSENLFDYLPSMRESFKKMYISRPESQEKSNVYISGGAAWAFYTLSTGVKAEENFTQVQYDDILAIRTIAENNYQRFVTGAESNVEMQKVLKTYQQKSLIAAFNLLETSLEVIPNIQNKKIYFAKQGQIAWLVSYVFDNAKGVKQIN from the coding sequence ATGAAAGAAAAAATTTACATTTTGATAGCTTGTTTTATTCTTTCCTATTCAGCACAAGCCCAGCTATATGGCGGAATTGAGATAGGAAGTAAAGGAATAAAAATGACTGTCCTTGACGTCGAAAATTTAAAAAGAAACACCTACGATGTAAAAGAGTTTTGGACTGAAAACGTAGGTATCGCAGCTGGTATTGGAATAGACGGTGCATTATTGCAAGAAGATATTGACAAAGCTGGTGCAGTAGTTTACAACAACTACAAAAAAATGCTTTCTGAATACCGAATTGAAGACAAAAACATTTTCATTGTTGCTTCTTCAGGTGTAGGTTTAGCAAACAACACTAATGACTTAGTGGCAAAAATTAAAGAATTAACAAACAAAAAAATTGAAATCATTTCTTCATCACTTGAAGCTAAATTACTTTTAAGAGGATGTATACCTCCTAAAAATTATTTAAGTTCAGTAATTATTGACATTGGAGGAGGAAATACAAAAGGAGGTTATGCCAAAGAAATCAATGGTTCTTCAGTATTTTTCCCAATTTCATGTGATTTAGGAACTGTTACATTAACTGAGCTTATCAATAAAAAATGTAAACAAAAAACAATATTTGAATTCAGTGAAAACTTATTTGACTACTTGCCTTCTATGAGAGAGAGTTTCAAAAAAATGTACATTAGTAGACCTGAATCTCAAGAAAAAAGTAATGTTTACATCTCAGGTGGTGCAGCTTGGGCTTTCTACACCTTATCAACTGGAGTAAAAGCAGAAGAAAACTTTACTCAAGTACAATATGATGACATTTTAGCAATCAGAACAATTGCAGAAAACAATTATCAAAGATTTGTAACAGGTGCTGAAAGTAATGTAGAAATGCAAAAAGTATTAAAAACATACCAGCAAAAATCATTAATAGCTGCTTTTAACCTTTTGGAGACTTCTCTTGAAGTTATTCCTAACATCCAAAATAAAAAGATCTATTTTGCTAAACAAGGTCAGATTGCTTGGTTAGTTAGTTATGTATTTGATAACGCTAAAGGTGTAAAACAAATCAATTAG
- a CDS encoding LacI family DNA-binding transcriptional regulator, giving the protein MKAKATLKQIAKELNVSVSTVSKALNDSPEISEQTKIRIKEYAKLKNYKPNVIGLNLKNRKTKTIGVIIPNILNSFFAKVFSGIEKVADKKGYNVIMCISNESIEKEAHTLEMLSNGTIDGFILSISEEAQKLEDYNHFKHTIVDGTPIVMFDRTTDEVECDKVIVDDFDSGLNATQHLIDLGCKNIAMFSSIDNLSVGKLRADGYFKALKDNNITVNENIIVRTDTELDLKEQIEEVYSNNLVDGVFALDENDSVAALKIGVKKGYKIPKDLKIIGFADGILASRRLSPSLTTVSQHGVEIGEVAAKLLIKRLESEEEEESPYETLVIRTKLKERESTGRV; this is encoded by the coding sequence ATGAAAGCAAAGGCTACATTAAAACAAATTGCGAAAGAACTTAATGTTTCAGTATCTACCGTTTCTAAAGCACTTAATGACAGTCCCGAGATTAGTGAACAAACAAAAATTAGAATTAAAGAATATGCAAAACTAAAAAATTACAAACCCAATGTTATCGGATTGAATCTAAAAAACAGAAAAACCAAAACCATTGGAGTAATTATTCCTAATATTTTAAACTCTTTTTTTGCAAAAGTATTTAGTGGAATAGAAAAAGTGGCTGATAAAAAAGGATACAATGTAATTATGTGTATCTCTAATGAGTCGATCGAAAAAGAAGCGCATACCTTAGAGATGTTGAGTAATGGTACTATTGATGGATTTATATTGTCAATTTCCGAAGAAGCTCAGAAGTTAGAAGATTACAATCATTTTAAACATACTATTGTTGATGGTACTCCTATTGTAATGTTTGACAGGACAACAGACGAGGTTGAGTGTGACAAGGTTATTGTAGATGATTTTGATTCAGGGTTAAATGCTACTCAGCATTTGATCGATTTAGGATGCAAGAATATCGCGATGTTTTCTTCGATAGATAATTTAAGTGTTGGTAAGTTAAGAGCTGATGGTTATTTTAAAGCTTTGAAAGATAATAATATTACAGTAAATGAAAACATTATTGTACGTACGGATACAGAACTTGATTTAAAGGAACAAATAGAGGAAGTTTATTCCAATAATCTTGTTGATGGTGTTTTTGCTTTGGATGAGAATGATTCGGTTGCCGCGCTAAAAATAGGAGTCAAAAAAGGATATAAAATTCCAAAGGATCTTAAAATTATTGGTTTTGCTGATGGTATCCTAGCTTCTAGACGTTTGTCGCCTAGTTTGACTACAGTAAGTCAACACGGTGTTGAAATTGGAGAAGTAGCCGCAAAATTACTCATCAAAAGATTGGAGTCTGAAGAAGAGGAGGAAAGTCCGTATGAAACGTTAGTGATTAGAACAAAGCTTAAAGAAAGAGAATCTACCGGAAGAGTGTAA